In the Elizabethkingia bruuniana genome, TTAATGCTGATTTATCAATCGTAAAACTTACTTCTTTTTGCTCACCCGGTTTTAAATTTATTTTTTCAAACCCCTTCAGCTCTTTTACAGGACGTGGCACAGATGATTTAAGATCACTTATATAAAGCTGTGCTACCTCGGCACCTTCTCTTTTTCCAGTATTTTTAATACTTACTGTAAATGTAATTTTTCCGTCTTGCGCCATCTGAGTTTTATCTGCACTAACTTTTCCATATTCAAAAGTTGTATAGCTAAGACCATGACCAAAACTGAACAATGGTTTTATATTTTTAGTATCATGCCAACGATAGCCTACAAAAATCCCTTCGTTGTATGTGATATTAATTGGATTTTTCTGATCTTTTCCTTTTCCGGCAGCCAGTTCTTCTTTGTTTCCCGGATACTCACCCATCTGATGAGCTGCGTTATCTTCCAGCTTTACAGGGAAAGTAAACGGTAATTTTCCTGAAGGATTGGCATCGCCTGCTAATACAGCAGCCAAAGCATTTCCTGCTTCAGAACCCAAGTACCATCCCTGAACAATTGCAGGCACTTCTTTTACCCACGGCATTGCTACAGCATTACCGGAAACCAGTACTACAGCAAGATTTTTATTGGCTTTTGCCAATGCAGAGATAAGCTGGTCCTGATTATATGGTAATCCCAATCCTTTTCTGTCATGTCCCTCACTATCCTGATAATCACTTTTATTAAGCCCGCCAACAAAGATTACAACATCTGATTTCTTAGCCAGAGCTACCGCCTCATTCAGCAACTCTGAAGTCGGACGGTCATCTTTCAGATTCTGACCAGACTTCACACCATTATATTCTCCACCGACATCTCCTACATAGCCACGTGCAAACTGCACATCGGCTTTTTTACCAAACCTTGATTTGATACCTTCTAAAGGAAGTGTTTCATATTTTACTTTTAGTGACGAAGAACCTCCGCCAACAGTCATCATCTTAATTGCATTCTCTCCGATTACTGCAATCTTTCGGACTTTATCCGTATTTATTGGCAAAACATTGTTATTGTTCTGAAGCAATACAATTCCTTCTTCTCCAATCTCTTTGGCAACAGCCATATGATCTTCCGAAGCTATATTACCAAGAGGTTTATTAGGATTCATTGTTGTATTATAGCCCAAACGCAGAATCCTTCTTACTTTATCATCCAGCTCTGTTGTGCCTACCTTTCCGGATTTTATAAGATCCAGATAAGGTTTTGCCAGATAATAGTTGTCATATGCATTTCTGGTACCAGCCGACAATCCGTTTGTCCAGCTGCCGAATTCCATATCCAATCCGTTATGAATAGCTTGTTCAGTATTGTTTACTGCGCCCCAGTCGGATACTACTACACCTTTATAGCCCCACTCGCCTTTCAGAATTTTGTTCAGCAGATATTCATTCTGGCTCGCATACTGATTCTTATATTTATCATAAGCTCCCATAATTGTCCAGGAATCTCCTTCCTGAACTGCAGCTTTAAATGGCGGTAAATATATTTCGTATAAAGTACGATCGTCCACAATAACATTGCTGGTATGGCGGAATTCCTCTTGATTATTAAGTGCAAAATGCTTTACACTGGTTGCTACACCATTAGACTGTACTCCTTTGATATACGGAACAACCATCTTGGAAGTGAGATACGGATCCTCTCCCATATATTCAAAATTACGTCCGTTAAGCGGTGTTCTGTAAATATTGACACCAGGACCCAATAAAATATCTTTTTTACGATAGCGGGCTTCTTCACCCAAAGCTTTACCATAATTCCATGACATTTTTTTGTTCCATGTAGCTGATAATGCTGTAAGAGCCGGATACGCTACAATAGAGTCGTTACTCCAGCCTGCCTGATCCCATTCATCCCACAAAACTTCCGGACGTACGCCGTGCGGACCATCTGTAGTCCAGAATTCCGGTATTCCCAGACGTGGAACCCCGGGAGAACTAAATTTGGACTGCGCATGAAGCATGGCTACTTTCTCTTCCAGAGTCATTCTGGAAAGTGCATCTTCAATGCGCTGCTCTACTGGTTTTGATGCATCCAGATAGGCAGGAACCTGTTTATTCTGTGCCTGTAATCCGGGAGCCAGCAAAGATATCAATGAGGCTAAGATAATTCTCTTCAGCATAGCTATCGTTTTTACTTTATAATTATTAATAATGTAAATGTAATAAATTTTTAAATTGTCTCAAAATGAGATAATAAAAATATGGTACAAAAATAAAATAACCAGGGGGATTCGTCTTAAAATTACTATTTCCCTCTGGTTATTTTATGTTATTCTACAGTTATTTATTATTCCTGCATAATTTTATTTACTTCTTCAAATTCACTTTCAATAACCTCATCTGGCTTGTAAGTTAATGTAGAAACTACCAGATTGGTTAATAAGGACAATATGAAACCTGGAATCATTTCATACCAGTCTTTAAACGGATGTTGGATATATACCCAGGCCAATACTGTAATTCCTCCAACCAGCATACCGGCAAGACCTCCCTGCCAAGTTGTTTTTTTCCAGAGAAGAGATAACAGAATTAAAGGTCCAAATGCGGAACCAAAGCCTGCCCATGCATTCCCTACAAGATTAAGAATACTATCTTTAGGATTAAGGGACAAAAGTACAGCTACCACAGCCACTAACAGAACTGAAAGCCTGCTGGTAAGCAAGAGTTGTTTTGGCGTTGCATTTTTATTCAGGAAAGCTTTATAAATATCTTCAGTTAATGAACTGGATGTTACTAACAATTGAGAGGAAATAGTACTCATAACTGCTGCAAGAATTGCTGTTAATAGAAATCCTGCAATAAGCGGATGGAACAGAATACGGGA is a window encoding:
- a CDS encoding glycoside hydrolase family 3 C-terminal domain-containing protein, which produces MLKRIILASLISLLAPGLQAQNKQVPAYLDASKPVEQRIEDALSRMTLEEKVAMLHAQSKFSSPGVPRLGIPEFWTTDGPHGVRPEVLWDEWDQAGWSNDSIVAYPALTALSATWNKKMSWNYGKALGEEARYRKKDILLGPGVNIYRTPLNGRNFEYMGEDPYLTSKMVVPYIKGVQSNGVATSVKHFALNNQEEFRHTSNVIVDDRTLYEIYLPPFKAAVQEGDSWTIMGAYDKYKNQYASQNEYLLNKILKGEWGYKGVVVSDWGAVNNTEQAIHNGLDMEFGSWTNGLSAGTRNAYDNYYLAKPYLDLIKSGKVGTTELDDKVRRILRLGYNTTMNPNKPLGNIASEDHMAVAKEIGEEGIVLLQNNNNVLPINTDKVRKIAVIGENAIKMMTVGGGSSSLKVKYETLPLEGIKSRFGKKADVQFARGYVGDVGGEYNGVKSGQNLKDDRPTSELLNEAVALAKKSDVVIFVGGLNKSDYQDSEGHDRKGLGLPYNQDQLISALAKANKNLAVVLVSGNAVAMPWVKEVPAIVQGWYLGSEAGNALAAVLAGDANPSGKLPFTFPVKLEDNAAHQMGEYPGNKEELAAGKGKDQKNPINITYNEGIFVGYRWHDTKNIKPLFSFGHGLSYTTFEYGKVSADKTQMAQDGKITFTVSIKNTGKREGAEVAQLYISDLKSSVPRPVKELKGFEKINLKPGEQKEVSFTIDKSALSFFDAATHQWVAEPGEFEALVGASSSDIKTKVKFTLQ